In Alligator mississippiensis isolate rAllMis1 chromosome 10, rAllMis1, whole genome shotgun sequence, one DNA window encodes the following:
- the SETD6 gene encoding N-lysine methyltransferase SETD6 isoform X5, producing the protein MADGSVLASQGGAGTISTKLRGTRAASCPGRACRVAAENSPAEDCSTDAISGFLGWCKKVGLELSPKVCVSREGTVADYGMLAREDLQVGEVLFTIPRAALLSQHTTSIQALLEEGQASLQSQSGWVPLLLSLLHEYTARNSYWQPYLSLWPDLKSLDHPMFWPEEERVQLLQGTGILEAVDKDLANIHLEYTSLILPFMESHPDIFDPKLHTLELYQRLVAFVMAYSFQEPLDEDEDEKEPNPPMMVPMADILNHVASNNANLEHSPECLRMVMTQPVCKGQEIFNTYGQMANWQLVHMYGFAEPYPGNTNDTADIQMVTVRKAALERARTAAEQQLVSEQWDFLCQLEMVGEEGAFVIGWEEVLTEEELSMTLKKAVNYKKTTFSPLEMQ; encoded by the exons ATGGCAGATGGGTCTGTGCTGGCGtcgcagggaggggcaggaacgATCTCCACGAAGCTCAGAGGAACCAGAGCAGCCTCGTGCCCCGGCCGTGCCTGCAGG GTGGCGGCAGAAAACAGTCCTGCTGAGGATTGCAGCACTGATGCCATCTCTGGCTTCCTGGGCTGGTGTAAGAAGGTTGGTCTGGAGCTCAGCCCCAAG GTCTGTGTGAGCAGAGAAGGCACCGTAGCAGACTATGGCATGTTGGCCAGAGAGGACCTGCAGGTTGGAGAAGTCCTCTTCACCATTCCAAGGgcagccctcctttcccagcACACCACCTCCATCCAGGCCCTCTTGGAGGAAG GCCAAGCATCCTTGCAGAGTCAGTCTGGCTGGGTGcctctcctcctgtccctgctgcatgaGTACACAGCCAGAAACTCGTATTGGCAGCCCTACCTCTCGCTTTGGCCTGACCTGAAGAGCTTGGATCACCCCATGTTCTG GCCTGAAGAAGAGAGAGTAcagctgctgcagggcacaggcatcCTAGAAGCAGTGGACAAAGACCTGGCCAACATCCACCTGGAGTACACCTCCCTCATCCTGCCTTTCATGGAGTCCCACCCAGACATCTTTGATCCGAAGCTGCACACCTTGGAGCTATACCAGAGACTGGTGGCATTTGTCATGGCCTATAG CTTTCAGGAGCCTCTGGATGAAGATGAGGATGAGAAGGAGCCCAACCCTCCAATGATGGTGCCAATGGCTGACATCTTGAATCATGTGGCCAGTAACAATGCCAACCTGGAGCACTCCCCG GAGTGCCTGAGAATGGTCATGACACAGCCTGTCTGCAAAGGGCAAGAGATCTTCAATACATATGGGCAGATGGCAAACTGGCAACTTGTGCATATGTATGGCTTTGCTGAGCCATACCCAGGCAACACCAACGATACAGCTGACATCCAGATGGTGACAGTGCGCAAAGCAGCGTTGGAGC GTGCCAGAACAGCAGCGGAGCAGCAGCTGGTGTCGGAGCAGTGGGATTTCCTCTGCCAGCTGgagatggtgggggaggaaggtgcTTTTGTGATTGGCTGGGAGGAGGTGTTAACTGAGGAAGAGTTGTCCATGACCCTGAAG AAAGCGGTCAACTATAAGAAAACAACGTTCTCTCCATTAGAGATGCAGTAA
- the SETD6 gene encoding N-lysine methyltransferase SETD6 isoform X2, with product MADGSVLASQGGAGTISTKLRGTRAASCPGRACRVAAENSPAEDCSTDAISGFLGWCKKVGLELSPKVCVSREGTVADYGMLAREDLQVGEVLFTIPRAALLSQHTTSIQALLEEGQASLQSQSGWVPLLLSLLHEYTARNSYWQPYLSLWPDLKSLDHPMFWPEEERVQLLQGTGILEAVDKDLANIHLEYTSLILPFMESHPDIFDPKLHTLELYQRLVAFVMAYSFQEPLDEDEDEKEPNPPMMVPMADILNHVASNNANLEHSPECLRMVMTQPVCKGQEIFNTYGQMANWQLVHMYGFAEPYPGNTNDTADIQMVTVRKAALERARTAAEQQLVSEQWDFLCQLEMVGEEGAFVIGWEEVLTEEELSMTLKKRNIRNAGRLLQLFIFLSPQKSCSFTYLQTAKSWISHGTGSKIYSLVPLMKGIQSRHSKIANNDCIAALFYLLPRGCKAISKKHLPASGLPICSISKGN from the exons ATGGCAGATGGGTCTGTGCTGGCGtcgcagggaggggcaggaacgATCTCCACGAAGCTCAGAGGAACCAGAGCAGCCTCGTGCCCCGGCCGTGCCTGCAGG GTGGCGGCAGAAAACAGTCCTGCTGAGGATTGCAGCACTGATGCCATCTCTGGCTTCCTGGGCTGGTGTAAGAAGGTTGGTCTGGAGCTCAGCCCCAAG GTCTGTGTGAGCAGAGAAGGCACCGTAGCAGACTATGGCATGTTGGCCAGAGAGGACCTGCAGGTTGGAGAAGTCCTCTTCACCATTCCAAGGgcagccctcctttcccagcACACCACCTCCATCCAGGCCCTCTTGGAGGAAG GCCAAGCATCCTTGCAGAGTCAGTCTGGCTGGGTGcctctcctcctgtccctgctgcatgaGTACACAGCCAGAAACTCGTATTGGCAGCCCTACCTCTCGCTTTGGCCTGACCTGAAGAGCTTGGATCACCCCATGTTCTG GCCTGAAGAAGAGAGAGTAcagctgctgcagggcacaggcatcCTAGAAGCAGTGGACAAAGACCTGGCCAACATCCACCTGGAGTACACCTCCCTCATCCTGCCTTTCATGGAGTCCCACCCAGACATCTTTGATCCGAAGCTGCACACCTTGGAGCTATACCAGAGACTGGTGGCATTTGTCATGGCCTATAG CTTTCAGGAGCCTCTGGATGAAGATGAGGATGAGAAGGAGCCCAACCCTCCAATGATGGTGCCAATGGCTGACATCTTGAATCATGTGGCCAGTAACAATGCCAACCTGGAGCACTCCCCG GAGTGCCTGAGAATGGTCATGACACAGCCTGTCTGCAAAGGGCAAGAGATCTTCAATACATATGGGCAGATGGCAAACTGGCAACTTGTGCATATGTATGGCTTTGCTGAGCCATACCCAGGCAACACCAACGATACAGCTGACATCCAGATGGTGACAGTGCGCAAAGCAGCGTTGGAGC GTGCCAGAACAGCAGCGGAGCAGCAGCTGGTGTCGGAGCAGTGGGATTTCCTCTGCCAGCTGgagatggtgggggaggaaggtgcTTTTGTGATTGGCTGGGAGGAGGTGTTAACTGAGGAAGAGTTGTCCATGACCCTGAAG AAAAGAAACATACGAAATGCTGGCAGACTGCTACAGCTCTTCATTTTTCTCAGCCCTCAGAAGTCTTGTTCCTTCACCTACCTGCAAACTGCTAAAAGCTGGATTTCTCATGGGACTGGCAGCAAGATATACAGCCTTGTCCCTCTGATGAAGGGAATTCAGTCCAGGCATTCAAAGATAGCAAATAATGACTGTATAGCAGCTTTATTCTACTTACTTCCCAGAGGATGCAAGGCTATATCAAAAAAACATCTGCCAGCATCTGGTCTTCCTATATGCAGTATAAGCAAAGGCAACTAA
- the SETD6 gene encoding N-lysine methyltransferase SETD6 isoform X1: MADGSVLASQGGAGTISTKLRGTRAASCPGRACRVAAENSPAEDCSTDAISGFLGWCKKVGLELSPKVCVSREGTVADYGMLAREDLQVGEVLFTIPRAALLSQHTTSIQALLEEGQASLQSQSGWVPLLLSLLHEYTARNSYWQPYLSLWPDLKSLDHPMFWPEEERVQLLQGTGILEAVDKDLANIHLEYTSLILPFMESHPDIFDPKLHTLELYQRLVAFVMAYSFQEPLDEDEDEKEPNPPMMVPMADILNHVASNNANLEHSPECLRMVMTQPVCKGQEIFNTYGQMANWQLVHMYGFAEPYPGNTNDTADIQMVTVRKAALERARTAAEQQLVSEQWDFLCQLEMVGEEGAFVIGWEEVLTEEELSMTLKVLCMSVEEFEEFKEKDGWEEDTSEEEDSMLSNEMIRKLKASRKKLLHDSVLLTLASYNSDLNAEQDLLNDKVAYGKLSQREQQALHVRYGQKKILHQLLELVQ; encoded by the exons ATGGCAGATGGGTCTGTGCTGGCGtcgcagggaggggcaggaacgATCTCCACGAAGCTCAGAGGAACCAGAGCAGCCTCGTGCCCCGGCCGTGCCTGCAGG GTGGCGGCAGAAAACAGTCCTGCTGAGGATTGCAGCACTGATGCCATCTCTGGCTTCCTGGGCTGGTGTAAGAAGGTTGGTCTGGAGCTCAGCCCCAAG GTCTGTGTGAGCAGAGAAGGCACCGTAGCAGACTATGGCATGTTGGCCAGAGAGGACCTGCAGGTTGGAGAAGTCCTCTTCACCATTCCAAGGgcagccctcctttcccagcACACCACCTCCATCCAGGCCCTCTTGGAGGAAG GCCAAGCATCCTTGCAGAGTCAGTCTGGCTGGGTGcctctcctcctgtccctgctgcatgaGTACACAGCCAGAAACTCGTATTGGCAGCCCTACCTCTCGCTTTGGCCTGACCTGAAGAGCTTGGATCACCCCATGTTCTG GCCTGAAGAAGAGAGAGTAcagctgctgcagggcacaggcatcCTAGAAGCAGTGGACAAAGACCTGGCCAACATCCACCTGGAGTACACCTCCCTCATCCTGCCTTTCATGGAGTCCCACCCAGACATCTTTGATCCGAAGCTGCACACCTTGGAGCTATACCAGAGACTGGTGGCATTTGTCATGGCCTATAG CTTTCAGGAGCCTCTGGATGAAGATGAGGATGAGAAGGAGCCCAACCCTCCAATGATGGTGCCAATGGCTGACATCTTGAATCATGTGGCCAGTAACAATGCCAACCTGGAGCACTCCCCG GAGTGCCTGAGAATGGTCATGACACAGCCTGTCTGCAAAGGGCAAGAGATCTTCAATACATATGGGCAGATGGCAAACTGGCAACTTGTGCATATGTATGGCTTTGCTGAGCCATACCCAGGCAACACCAACGATACAGCTGACATCCAGATGGTGACAGTGCGCAAAGCAGCGTTGGAGC GTGCCAGAACAGCAGCGGAGCAGCAGCTGGTGTCGGAGCAGTGGGATTTCCTCTGCCAGCTGgagatggtgggggaggaaggtgcTTTTGTGATTGGCTGGGAGGAGGTGTTAACTGAGGAAGAGTTGTCCATGACCCTGAAG GTGCTCTGCATGTCTGTGGAAGAATTTGAAGAGTTTAAAGAGAAAGATGGCTGGGAGGAAGATACCAGCGAGGAGGAGGACAGCATGCTGTCTAATGAGATGATACGCAAGCTGAAAGCCTCGCGGAAGAAGTTGCTCCATGACAGCGTGCTGCTGACCCTTGCATCTTATAATTCAGACTTGAATGCAGAGCAGGACTTGCTGAATGACAAGGTGGCTTATGGCAAACTGAGCCAGAGAGAGCAGCAAGCCTTACATGTACGCTATGGGCAAAAGAAAATCTTGCACCAGCTGCTGGAGTTGGTGCAGTAG
- the SETD6 gene encoding N-lysine methyltransferase SETD6 isoform X3, protein MAAAAKRPKVAAENSPAEDCSTDAISGFLGWCKKVGLELSPKVCVSREGTVADYGMLAREDLQVGEVLFTIPRAALLSQHTTSIQALLEEGQASLQSQSGWVPLLLSLLHEYTARNSYWQPYLSLWPDLKSLDHPMFWPEEERVQLLQGTGILEAVDKDLANIHLEYTSLILPFMESHPDIFDPKLHTLELYQRLVAFVMAYSFQEPLDEDEDEKEPNPPMMVPMADILNHVASNNANLEHSPECLRMVMTQPVCKGQEIFNTYGQMANWQLVHMYGFAEPYPGNTNDTADIQMVTVRKAALERARTAAEQQLVSEQWDFLCQLEMVGEEGAFVIGWEEVLTEEELSMTLKVLCMSVEEFEEFKEKDGWEEDTSEEEDSMLSNEMIRKLKASRKKLLHDSVLLTLASYNSDLNAEQDLLNDKVAYGKLSQREQQALHVRYGQKKILHQLLELVQ, encoded by the exons ATGGCAGCCGCGGCCAAGAGGCCCAAG GTGGCGGCAGAAAACAGTCCTGCTGAGGATTGCAGCACTGATGCCATCTCTGGCTTCCTGGGCTGGTGTAAGAAGGTTGGTCTGGAGCTCAGCCCCAAG GTCTGTGTGAGCAGAGAAGGCACCGTAGCAGACTATGGCATGTTGGCCAGAGAGGACCTGCAGGTTGGAGAAGTCCTCTTCACCATTCCAAGGgcagccctcctttcccagcACACCACCTCCATCCAGGCCCTCTTGGAGGAAG GCCAAGCATCCTTGCAGAGTCAGTCTGGCTGGGTGcctctcctcctgtccctgctgcatgaGTACACAGCCAGAAACTCGTATTGGCAGCCCTACCTCTCGCTTTGGCCTGACCTGAAGAGCTTGGATCACCCCATGTTCTG GCCTGAAGAAGAGAGAGTAcagctgctgcagggcacaggcatcCTAGAAGCAGTGGACAAAGACCTGGCCAACATCCACCTGGAGTACACCTCCCTCATCCTGCCTTTCATGGAGTCCCACCCAGACATCTTTGATCCGAAGCTGCACACCTTGGAGCTATACCAGAGACTGGTGGCATTTGTCATGGCCTATAG CTTTCAGGAGCCTCTGGATGAAGATGAGGATGAGAAGGAGCCCAACCCTCCAATGATGGTGCCAATGGCTGACATCTTGAATCATGTGGCCAGTAACAATGCCAACCTGGAGCACTCCCCG GAGTGCCTGAGAATGGTCATGACACAGCCTGTCTGCAAAGGGCAAGAGATCTTCAATACATATGGGCAGATGGCAAACTGGCAACTTGTGCATATGTATGGCTTTGCTGAGCCATACCCAGGCAACACCAACGATACAGCTGACATCCAGATGGTGACAGTGCGCAAAGCAGCGTTGGAGC GTGCCAGAACAGCAGCGGAGCAGCAGCTGGTGTCGGAGCAGTGGGATTTCCTCTGCCAGCTGgagatggtgggggaggaaggtgcTTTTGTGATTGGCTGGGAGGAGGTGTTAACTGAGGAAGAGTTGTCCATGACCCTGAAG GTGCTCTGCATGTCTGTGGAAGAATTTGAAGAGTTTAAAGAGAAAGATGGCTGGGAGGAAGATACCAGCGAGGAGGAGGACAGCATGCTGTCTAATGAGATGATACGCAAGCTGAAAGCCTCGCGGAAGAAGTTGCTCCATGACAGCGTGCTGCTGACCCTTGCATCTTATAATTCAGACTTGAATGCAGAGCAGGACTTGCTGAATGACAAGGTGGCTTATGGCAAACTGAGCCAGAGAGAGCAGCAAGCCTTACATGTACGCTATGGGCAAAAGAAAATCTTGCACCAGCTGCTGGAGTTGGTGCAGTAG
- the SETD6 gene encoding N-lysine methyltransferase SETD6 isoform X4, which translates to MFSRFSDDTKQTLEGRARIQNDLDRLEKMVHNQSGQASLQSQSGWVPLLLSLLHEYTARNSYWQPYLSLWPDLKSLDHPMFWPEEERVQLLQGTGILEAVDKDLANIHLEYTSLILPFMESHPDIFDPKLHTLELYQRLVAFVMAYSFQEPLDEDEDEKEPNPPMMVPMADILNHVASNNANLEHSPECLRMVMTQPVCKGQEIFNTYGQMANWQLVHMYGFAEPYPGNTNDTADIQMVTVRKAALERARTAAEQQLVSEQWDFLCQLEMVGEEGAFVIGWEEVLTEEELSMTLKVLCMSVEEFEEFKEKDGWEEDTSEEEDSMLSNEMIRKLKASRKKLLHDSVLLTLASYNSDLNAEQDLLNDKVAYGKLSQREQQALHVRYGQKKILHQLLELVQ; encoded by the exons ATGTTTAGCagattttcagatgacaccaagcagacactggagggcagggctaggatccagaatgacctggatagactggaaaaaatggTTCACAACCAATCAG GCCAAGCATCCTTGCAGAGTCAGTCTGGCTGGGTGcctctcctcctgtccctgctgcatgaGTACACAGCCAGAAACTCGTATTGGCAGCCCTACCTCTCGCTTTGGCCTGACCTGAAGAGCTTGGATCACCCCATGTTCTG GCCTGAAGAAGAGAGAGTAcagctgctgcagggcacaggcatcCTAGAAGCAGTGGACAAAGACCTGGCCAACATCCACCTGGAGTACACCTCCCTCATCCTGCCTTTCATGGAGTCCCACCCAGACATCTTTGATCCGAAGCTGCACACCTTGGAGCTATACCAGAGACTGGTGGCATTTGTCATGGCCTATAG CTTTCAGGAGCCTCTGGATGAAGATGAGGATGAGAAGGAGCCCAACCCTCCAATGATGGTGCCAATGGCTGACATCTTGAATCATGTGGCCAGTAACAATGCCAACCTGGAGCACTCCCCG GAGTGCCTGAGAATGGTCATGACACAGCCTGTCTGCAAAGGGCAAGAGATCTTCAATACATATGGGCAGATGGCAAACTGGCAACTTGTGCATATGTATGGCTTTGCTGAGCCATACCCAGGCAACACCAACGATACAGCTGACATCCAGATGGTGACAGTGCGCAAAGCAGCGTTGGAGC GTGCCAGAACAGCAGCGGAGCAGCAGCTGGTGTCGGAGCAGTGGGATTTCCTCTGCCAGCTGgagatggtgggggaggaaggtgcTTTTGTGATTGGCTGGGAGGAGGTGTTAACTGAGGAAGAGTTGTCCATGACCCTGAAG GTGCTCTGCATGTCTGTGGAAGAATTTGAAGAGTTTAAAGAGAAAGATGGCTGGGAGGAAGATACCAGCGAGGAGGAGGACAGCATGCTGTCTAATGAGATGATACGCAAGCTGAAAGCCTCGCGGAAGAAGTTGCTCCATGACAGCGTGCTGCTGACCCTTGCATCTTATAATTCAGACTTGAATGCAGAGCAGGACTTGCTGAATGACAAGGTGGCTTATGGCAAACTGAGCCAGAGAGAGCAGCAAGCCTTACATGTACGCTATGGGCAAAAGAAAATCTTGCACCAGCTGCTGGAGTTGGTGCAGTAG